One genomic segment of Kocuria rhizophila DC2201 includes these proteins:
- the gatB gene encoding Asp-tRNA(Asn)/Glu-tRNA(Gln) amidotransferase subunit GatB — MSQDVLSFEEALERFDPVLGFEVHVELNTRTKMFDAAPNVFGDEPNTNTTPVSLGLPGVLPVVNGKAVESAIKLGLALNCSIAEKCHFARKNYFYPDTPKNFQTSQFDEPIAYEGYLDLELEDGTEFRVEIERAHMEEDAGKLTHMGGDAGRIQNAQYSLVDYNRAGVPLIEIVTKPIEGAGERAPELARAYVAAIREIVKNLGISDARMERGNVRCDANVSLMPKGATEFGTRSETKNVNSLRAVERTVRYEIQRHAAVLSAGEKVTQETRFWHEDTRSTTAGRPKSDADDYRYFPEPDLVPVVTTAEWIEEIRATLPEPPAERRKRLKADWGYSDEEFRDVVNAGVLDQIEQTIAAGATAAVARKWWMGEIARLAKQREVEIAELPVTPAHVVELDGLISEGKINDKLAKKVLGFVVEGEGTPAEVVEARGLAVVSDDGALSTAVDDAMAQMPDVVEKIKGGKVQAVGALIGPVMKATRGQADAGRVRQIILEKLGVQG; from the coding sequence ATGAGCCAGGACGTGCTGTCCTTCGAGGAGGCCCTCGAGCGCTTCGACCCCGTGCTGGGGTTCGAGGTGCACGTGGAGCTGAACACGAGGACCAAGATGTTCGACGCCGCCCCCAACGTGTTCGGGGACGAGCCCAACACCAACACCACCCCGGTGTCCCTGGGGCTGCCCGGTGTGCTGCCCGTGGTCAACGGCAAGGCCGTGGAGTCCGCGATCAAGCTGGGCCTCGCGCTGAACTGCTCGATCGCCGAGAAGTGCCACTTCGCCCGCAAGAACTACTTCTACCCGGACACGCCCAAGAACTTCCAGACCTCCCAGTTCGACGAGCCCATCGCGTACGAGGGCTACCTGGACCTGGAGCTGGAGGACGGCACGGAGTTCCGGGTGGAGATCGAGCGCGCCCACATGGAGGAGGACGCCGGGAAGCTGACGCACATGGGCGGTGACGCCGGGCGCATCCAGAACGCCCAGTACTCCCTGGTGGACTACAACCGTGCGGGTGTGCCGCTGATCGAGATCGTCACCAAGCCCATCGAGGGTGCGGGGGAGCGGGCGCCGGAGCTGGCCCGCGCCTACGTGGCCGCCATACGGGAGATCGTGAAGAACCTCGGCATCTCGGACGCCCGCATGGAGCGCGGCAACGTGCGCTGCGACGCGAACGTGTCCCTGATGCCCAAGGGCGCCACGGAATTCGGCACGCGCTCCGAGACCAAGAACGTGAACTCGCTGCGCGCCGTGGAGCGCACCGTGCGCTACGAGATCCAGCGCCACGCCGCGGTGCTCTCCGCCGGGGAGAAGGTCACGCAGGAGACCCGCTTCTGGCACGAGGACACCCGCTCCACCACCGCGGGCCGTCCCAAGTCGGACGCGGACGACTACCGCTACTTCCCCGAACCGGACCTCGTGCCCGTGGTGACCACCGCGGAGTGGATCGAGGAGATCCGGGCCACGCTGCCCGAGCCGCCCGCCGAGCGCCGCAAGCGGCTCAAGGCGGACTGGGGCTACTCGGACGAGGAGTTCCGGGACGTGGTGAACGCGGGCGTGCTGGACCAGATCGAGCAGACCATCGCGGCGGGTGCCACCGCGGCGGTGGCCCGCAAGTGGTGGATGGGCGAGATTGCCCGCCTGGCCAAGCAGCGCGAGGTGGAGATCGCCGAGCTGCCCGTGACCCCCGCCCACGTGGTGGAACTGGACGGTCTGATCTCCGAGGGCAAGATCAACGACAAGCTGGCCAAGAAGGTCCTCGGCTTCGTGGTCGAGGGCGAGGGCACCCCCGCGGAGGTCGTGGAGGCCCGCGGCCTCGCGGTCGTCTCCGACGACGGCGCCCTGTCCACCGCGGTGGACGACGCCATGGCCCAGATGCCGGACGTCGTGGAGAAGATCAAGGGCGGCAAGGTGCAGGCCGTGGGTGCCCTGATCGGACCCGTCATGAAGGCCACGCGCGGTCAGGCGGACGCCGGTCGCGTGCGCCAGATCATCCTGGAGAAGCTCGGCGTGCAGGGCTGA
- the gatC gene encoding Asp-tRNA(Asn)/Glu-tRNA(Gln) amidotransferase subunit GatC translates to MSAIDREQVAHLAELARIEMTDEELARVAGELELIVSSVASVSQAAGPDVPATSHPLPLQNVFREDVVGEMLTQEEALLNAPDSQDGKFRVPAILDGE, encoded by the coding sequence ATGTCTGCGATCGATCGCGAACAGGTGGCACATCTGGCGGAGCTGGCGCGGATCGAGATGACGGACGAGGAGCTGGCCCGGGTGGCCGGCGAGCTCGAGCTCATCGTCTCCTCCGTGGCCTCCGTCAGCCAGGCCGCCGGGCCCGACGTCCCCGCCACGAGCCACCCGCTGCCGCTGCAGAACGTCTTCCGCGAGGACGTGGTGGGCGAGATGCTCACCCAGGAGGAGGCCCTCCTCAACGCCCCGGACAGCCAGGACGGCAAGTTCCGTGTTCCCGCGATCCTGGACGGTGAGTGA
- a CDS encoding ABC transporter permease: MSQPQPIDIPQTVEQHPEDGQPPQDVRGKSQGQLVRGRFFGNTGAVISLAVLLFIVLLSVTSIGIGPVPGWWKWSPDVTGSVVDGGRPTLSLLPPSLGEHPFGQDNLGRDLFAMVMQGTQYSLIVMIVVGLITGIVGTVIGGLSGYFRGWTEAVLMRLTDVIIIIPLVIMAALLGRMAISWVRAHGLPSFATVIALGLLIGLVAWPGLARLVRGEFLSLREREFVDAARLAGASSGRIIFKHILPNTVGVITVNITLLMSSAILLETSLSYLGLGIQAPDWSLGRLINENQTAFATRPWLFWWPGVFIVTIALTINFIGDGLRDAFDPRQRKFNPRRAREAGASRTAAPAASPQVAQ, from the coding sequence ATGAGCCAGCCCCAACCCATCGACATCCCCCAGACCGTGGAGCAGCACCCCGAGGACGGTCAGCCGCCCCAGGACGTGCGCGGCAAGAGCCAGGGGCAGCTGGTCCGGGGTCGCTTCTTCGGCAACACGGGCGCGGTGATCTCCCTCGCGGTGCTGCTGTTCATCGTGCTGCTCTCCGTCACGTCCATCGGCATCGGTCCCGTCCCGGGCTGGTGGAAGTGGAGTCCGGACGTCACGGGCTCCGTGGTCGACGGCGGGCGGCCCACCCTGTCCCTGCTGCCCCCGAGCCTGGGGGAGCACCCCTTCGGCCAGGACAACCTGGGTCGCGACCTGTTCGCCATGGTCATGCAGGGCACCCAGTACTCGCTGATCGTCATGATCGTGGTGGGGCTCATCACGGGCATCGTGGGCACCGTGATCGGCGGTCTGTCCGGGTACTTCCGCGGCTGGACCGAGGCGGTGCTGATGCGGCTGACCGACGTGATCATCATCATCCCGCTGGTGATCATGGCCGCACTGCTGGGGCGCATGGCCATCTCGTGGGTCCGTGCGCACGGGCTGCCGTCCTTCGCCACGGTCATCGCGCTGGGTCTGCTGATCGGCCTCGTGGCGTGGCCGGGCCTCGCGCGTCTGGTGCGCGGCGAGTTCCTGTCCCTGCGCGAGCGCGAGTTCGTGGACGCCGCGCGCCTGGCCGGTGCCTCCAGCGGGCGGATCATCTTCAAGCACATCCTGCCCAACACGGTGGGGGTGATCACGGTGAACATCACGCTGCTGATGTCCTCCGCGATCCTGCTGGAGACCTCCCTGTCCTACCTGGGTCTGGGCATCCAGGCCCCGGACTGGTCCCTGGGACGGCTGATCAACGAGAACCAGACGGCGTTCGCCACCCGGCCGTGGCTGTTCTGGTGGCCGGGCGTGTTCATCGTGACCATCGCTCTGACGATCAACTTCATCGGCGACGGTCTGCGGGACGCGTTCGACCCGCGCCAGCGCAAGTTCAACCCGCGGCGGGCGCGCGAGGCGGGTGCGAGCCGCACCGCTGCCCCCGCGGCGTCACCGCAGGTCGCGCAGTGA
- a CDS encoding PH domain-containing protein: MPRTEGPDRDREIFRAASAPWLTGFLALLGVLVLVAGWGHTAAHHGAAVCGALAFGALAFTLYWRPRLEIHEGGVRLVNPVRTVGIPWSRIVDVRTRFAVTVVTDRGSHSSFALPSAGAGAVFRADAAAVERNHPIARPEGSVRVGDLTSTASGAAAHRVRVLWQRRVDSGELDVFARQGEPEPVTTRVVPGPLAAVVVLTAASVVLYTV, encoded by the coding sequence ATGCCGAGAACCGAGGGACCCGACCGTGACCGCGAGATCTTCCGAGCGGCGTCGGCCCCGTGGCTCACGGGCTTCCTGGCACTGCTGGGAGTGCTGGTGCTCGTGGCCGGCTGGGGACACACCGCGGCCCACCACGGCGCGGCGGTGTGCGGGGCTCTGGCGTTCGGCGCCCTGGCCTTCACGCTGTACTGGCGACCGCGCCTGGAGATCCACGAGGGCGGGGTGCGCCTGGTCAATCCGGTGCGCACCGTGGGCATCCCGTGGAGCCGCATCGTGGACGTCCGCACGCGCTTCGCCGTGACCGTGGTGACCGACCGGGGCTCCCACTCCAGCTTCGCGCTGCCCTCCGCCGGTGCGGGAGCCGTGTTCCGCGCGGACGCCGCCGCCGTGGAGCGCAACCACCCCATCGCCCGCCCCGAGGGCTCGGTGCGCGTGGGTGACCTCACCTCCACCGCGTCCGGGGCGGCCGCCCACCGGGTGCGCGTCCTGTGGCAGCGCCGGGTGGACTCCGGAGAGCTGGACGTGTTCGCCCGGCAGGGCGAGCCCGAGCCGGTGACCACCCGTGTGGTGCCCGGCCCGCTCGCGGCGGTCGTGGTGCTGACCGCCGCGAGCGTGGTGCTGTACACGGTGTGA
- a CDS encoding maleylpyruvate isomerase family mycothiol-dependent enzyme, whose translation MVNPTRLSSDLARLQHETDSYLATVDSLSEQQLLEPSLCGSWDRAHVVAHLASNARAIAKLVDWAVTGERQQPYTSRELRDAEIDELAALPREQLLRRSADNAAHFARQCERLAGPLRVTDLDLHGKPITAAAIPSVRVAELVMHHDDLDTSWTLADADPQSVLDTLEGAVRTMRAKGAPGMTLRTTEHDEWVVGDGGQLVTGDRVALLGWLARGRTEGVRSEGALPELPAW comes from the coding sequence ATGGTGAACCCCACGCGTCTCTCGTCCGACCTCGCCCGGCTGCAGCACGAGACGGACTCCTATCTGGCCACCGTCGACTCCCTCTCCGAGCAGCAGCTGCTGGAGCCCTCTCTGTGCGGGTCGTGGGACCGGGCCCACGTGGTGGCCCACCTCGCGTCCAACGCGCGGGCCATCGCCAAGCTCGTGGACTGGGCCGTGACCGGTGAGCGGCAGCAGCCCTACACGTCCCGGGAGCTGCGGGACGCCGAGATCGACGAGCTCGCCGCGCTGCCGCGGGAGCAGCTGCTGCGGCGCTCGGCGGACAACGCCGCCCACTTCGCCCGGCAGTGCGAGCGCCTAGCCGGTCCGCTGCGGGTCACGGACCTGGACCTGCACGGCAAGCCCATCACCGCGGCCGCCATCCCGTCCGTGCGCGTCGCGGAGCTCGTGATGCACCACGACGACCTCGACACCTCGTGGACCCTCGCGGACGCGGACCCGCAGTCGGTGCTCGACACCCTGGAGGGCGCGGTGCGGACCATGCGGGCCAAGGGCGCACCCGGGATGACGCTGCGCACCACCGAGCACGACGAGTGGGTGGTCGGTGACGGCGGTCAGCTGGTCACCGGGGACCGCGTGGCGCTGCTGGGCTGGCTGGCCCGCGGCAGGACCGAGGGCGTGCGCAGCGAGGGAGCGCTGCCCGAGCTGCCTGCCTGGTGA
- the gatA gene encoding Asp-tRNA(Asn)/Glu-tRNA(Gln) amidotransferase subunit GatA encodes MSEQIIELSAADLAAKVASGEVSSVEAVQAHLDQIDATDGAALDTEDRSRGTDGLNAFLHRNTEEALRVAREVDEARAKGEELPELAGVPVAVKDLIVTKGQPTTAASRMLEGFMSPYDGTVTRKLRAARMPILGKTNLDEFAMGSSTEHSAFGPTRNPWDLTKIPGGSGGGSAAAVSAFQAPLALGTDTGGSIRQPAAVTGTVGVKPTYGSVSRYGVIAMASSLDQVGPCSRTVLDAALLHEVVGGHDPADSTSLPDPVGGYAQAARAGAADGGLKGLRVGVVKQLTGEGFQAGVQQRFEESLELLRGAGAEIVEVETPNFQYALGAYYLIMSSEVSSNLAKYDGVRFGLRVTPEGTPTIEKVMGASRAAGFGDEVKRRIILGTYALSAGYYDAYYGSAQQVRTLVQRDFAAAFETADVLISPTAPTTAFDIGGVDESADPMRMYLNDIATIPTNLAGIPAISLPGGLAPEDGLPVGIQFMAPAREDARVYRAGAGLERLLAEQWGGPLWQHRGDVAGTVRDFAATAAQGGK; translated from the coding sequence ATGAGCGAGCAGATCATCGAACTCTCCGCCGCCGATCTCGCGGCGAAGGTGGCCTCCGGTGAGGTGTCCTCGGTGGAGGCCGTGCAGGCGCACCTGGACCAGATCGACGCCACGGACGGCGCGGCACTGGACACCGAGGACCGTTCCCGCGGCACGGACGGGCTGAACGCCTTCCTGCACCGCAACACCGAAGAGGCGCTGCGCGTCGCCCGCGAGGTGGACGAGGCCCGCGCGAAGGGCGAGGAGCTTCCCGAGCTGGCCGGTGTGCCGGTCGCGGTCAAGGACCTCATCGTCACCAAGGGCCAGCCCACCACGGCGGCCTCCCGGATGCTCGAGGGCTTCATGAGCCCCTACGACGGCACCGTGACCCGCAAGCTGCGCGCGGCCCGGATGCCCATCCTGGGCAAGACCAACCTGGACGAGTTCGCCATGGGCTCCTCCACGGAGCACTCCGCGTTCGGACCCACCCGCAACCCGTGGGACCTGACCAAGATCCCCGGCGGCTCCGGGGGCGGCTCGGCTGCGGCGGTCTCCGCGTTCCAGGCCCCGCTGGCCCTGGGCACGGACACCGGCGGCTCCATCCGCCAGCCCGCCGCCGTGACCGGCACCGTGGGCGTGAAGCCCACCTACGGCTCGGTCTCCCGCTACGGCGTGATCGCCATGGCGTCCTCGCTGGACCAGGTGGGCCCGTGCTCGCGCACGGTGCTCGACGCCGCCCTGCTGCACGAGGTCGTGGGCGGCCACGACCCCGCGGACTCCACCTCGCTGCCGGATCCCGTGGGCGGCTACGCGCAGGCCGCACGGGCCGGTGCTGCGGACGGCGGGCTCAAGGGCCTGCGCGTGGGCGTGGTCAAGCAGCTCACGGGCGAGGGCTTCCAGGCCGGCGTGCAGCAGCGCTTCGAGGAGTCCCTCGAGCTGCTGCGCGGTGCCGGCGCGGAGATCGTGGAGGTGGAGACCCCCAACTTCCAGTACGCGCTGGGCGCCTACTACCTGATCATGTCCTCCGAGGTCTCCTCCAACCTGGCGAAGTACGACGGCGTCCGCTTCGGTCTGCGCGTCACGCCCGAGGGCACGCCGACCATCGAGAAGGTCATGGGTGCCTCGCGCGCCGCGGGCTTCGGGGACGAGGTCAAGCGCCGCATCATCCTGGGCACGTACGCGCTGTCCGCCGGGTACTACGACGCCTACTACGGCTCGGCCCAGCAGGTGCGCACCCTGGTGCAGCGCGACTTCGCGGCGGCGTTCGAGACGGCCGACGTCCTGATCTCGCCCACCGCCCCCACCACCGCGTTCGACATCGGCGGCGTGGACGAGTCCGCGGACCCCATGCGGATGTACCTCAACGACATCGCCACGATCCCCACCAACCTGGCCGGGATCCCCGCGATCTCGTTGCCCGGTGGGCTGGCACCGGAGGACGGGCTGCCCGTGGGCATCCAGTTCATGGCACCGGCCCGCGAGGACGCCCGCGTGTACCGCGCCGGTGCGGGGCTCGAGCGGCTGCTCGCCGAGCAGTGGGGCGGCCCGCTGTGGCAGCACCGCGGGGACGTGGCCGGGACCGTTCGTGACTTTGCGGCCACCGCCGCGCAGGGAGGCAAGTGA
- a CDS encoding ABC transporter ATP-binding protein yields MSTSHQPDGLPEGTYEPHGTPGNTSGTRDDAARSAGASAHPGAAASSSGAAGAAAGEPRTEPTAAEPAAEPTAAEHNAPWNGAQAGDGRVATPDADAAAQGAPGGVATAGGATAAGAAGTTAAGTEKRRGRRAQRSEPAARRGRARTTVARGEPVLSVRGLSVDFGVDREWVPAAIDLNYDVAAGEVLAIVGESGSGKSASSMSMLGLLPSNARVSGSAKLGDTELIGLRGNGLRRVRGEEIAVIFQEPMTALNPVYTVGQQIVETIRLHRDLSPAEATERAMQMLTMVELPDPEKAFRSYPHQLSGGQRQRAMIAQSLSCDPKLLIADEPTTALDVTVQAEILDLIRNLKDQLDSAVILITHDMGVVADLADKIAVMQKGLIVEQGSAEQIFSSPQHPYTISLLESVPHLGEGSENDESVDLAAVLERSIASPVVDRTAAEEASMDTLAQRVVAPVLQLKDVAIEYPKQGRNPAFRAVEGVSITVASGETVGLVGESGSGKTTIGRAAVGLLPVVEGSLIVDGVELAGASRATLNKVRKDVGMVFQDPSSSLNPRLPIGESIGEPMYLAGVAKGGELQHRIEQLLDQVRLPRNYRNRYPHELSGGQKQRVGIARALSLKPKLLVADEPTSALDVSVQATVLDLFEELQAEMGFACLFVTHDLAVIDRLANRIVVMQHGHIVEQGSREAVLRHPEQEYTKRLLAAVPVPSPEAQRVRRELRQQMVHHVS; encoded by the coding sequence ATGAGCACCTCGCACCAGCCCGACGGCCTCCCCGAGGGCACCTACGAGCCCCACGGCACGCCCGGGAACACCTCCGGGACCCGGGACGACGCCGCACGGTCGGCCGGTGCCTCGGCCCACCCGGGTGCGGCGGCGTCGTCGTCAGGTGCCGCGGGTGCCGCGGCCGGCGAGCCCCGCACCGAGCCCACCGCCGCGGAGCCCGCCGCGGAGCCCACGGCCGCGGAGCACAATGCGCCGTGGAACGGAGCGCAGGCCGGTGACGGCCGGGTGGCCACCCCGGACGCCGACGCCGCGGCGCAGGGTGCCCCGGGCGGCGTCGCGACCGCGGGCGGGGCCACGGCGGCCGGTGCCGCCGGGACCACCGCGGCGGGCACCGAGAAGCGGCGCGGGCGCCGGGCCCAGCGGAGCGAGCCGGCCGCGCGCCGGGGCCGCGCGCGCACGACCGTGGCCCGCGGGGAGCCCGTGCTGAGCGTGCGTGGGCTGTCCGTCGACTTCGGCGTGGACCGCGAGTGGGTGCCCGCGGCGATCGACCTCAACTACGACGTGGCCGCGGGCGAGGTGCTCGCCATCGTGGGTGAGTCCGGCTCCGGCAAGTCCGCGAGCTCGATGTCCATGCTCGGCCTGCTGCCCTCCAACGCCCGCGTGAGCGGGTCCGCGAAGCTCGGGGACACCGAGCTGATCGGGCTGCGGGGCAACGGGCTGCGGCGCGTGCGCGGCGAGGAGATCGCGGTGATCTTCCAGGAGCCCATGACCGCGCTGAACCCCGTGTACACGGTGGGCCAGCAGATCGTGGAGACCATCCGGCTGCACCGGGATCTCTCGCCGGCCGAGGCCACGGAGCGCGCGATGCAGATGCTGACCATGGTGGAGCTGCCGGACCCGGAGAAGGCGTTCCGCTCCTACCCCCACCAGCTCTCGGGCGGGCAGCGCCAGCGCGCGATGATCGCGCAGTCCCTGTCCTGCGACCCCAAGTTGCTGATCGCGGACGAGCCCACCACGGCGCTGGACGTGACCGTGCAGGCCGAGATCTTGGACCTGATCCGCAACCTCAAGGACCAGCTGGACTCCGCGGTCATCCTCATCACCCACGACATGGGCGTGGTGGCGGACCTCGCGGACAAGATCGCGGTCATGCAGAAGGGCCTGATCGTGGAGCAGGGCTCGGCGGAGCAGATCTTCTCCTCGCCGCAGCACCCCTACACCATCTCCCTCCTGGAATCCGTGCCGCACCTGGGCGAGGGCAGCGAGAACGACGAGTCCGTGGACCTCGCCGCCGTGCTCGAGCGCTCCATCGCGTCCCCCGTGGTGGACCGCACCGCCGCAGAAGAAGCCTCCATGGACACGCTCGCCCAGCGCGTGGTGGCCCCGGTGCTGCAGCTCAAGGACGTGGCCATCGAGTACCCCAAGCAGGGCCGCAACCCCGCGTTCCGCGCGGTGGAGGGCGTGAGCATCACGGTGGCCTCCGGGGAGACCGTGGGCCTGGTGGGCGAGTCCGGTTCCGGCAAGACCACCATCGGCCGCGCCGCCGTGGGGCTGCTGCCCGTGGTCGAGGGCTCGCTGATCGTGGACGGCGTGGAGCTCGCGGGAGCATCGCGGGCCACCCTGAACAAAGTGCGCAAGGACGTGGGCATGGTCTTCCAGGATCCGTCCTCGTCACTGAACCCGCGGCTGCCGATCGGCGAGTCCATCGGCGAGCCCATGTACCTGGCCGGCGTGGCCAAGGGCGGGGAGCTGCAGCACCGCATCGAGCAGCTGCTGGACCAGGTGCGGCTGCCCCGCAACTACCGCAACCGCTACCCCCACGAGCTCTCGGGCGGCCAGAAGCAGCGCGTGGGCATCGCCCGTGCCCTGTCCCTGAAACCCAAGCTGCTGGTGGCGGACGAGCCCACGTCCGCGCTGGACGTGTCCGTGCAGGCCACGGTGCTGGACCTCTTCGAGGAGCTGCAGGCGGAGATGGGCTTCGCGTGCCTGTTCGTCACGCACGACCTCGCGGTGATCGACCGGCTGGCCAACCGCATCGTGGTGATGCAGCACGGCCACATCGTGGAGCAGGGCTCCCGCGAGGCCGTGCTGCGCCACCCGGAGCAGGAGTACACCAAGCGGCTGCTCGCGGCCGTGCCGGTGCCCTCGCCCGAGGCCCAGCGCGTGCGGCGCGAGCTGCGGCAGCAGATGGTGCACCACGTGTCCTAG
- a CDS encoding ABC transporter permease encodes MTSYILRRLITAVLILLGASFIVYLMTAASGDPLWDLYGNPNAPQLIPARVEALHLDTPPVLRYFTWLGGAAGCLVPFADTCSLGVSRDGQQVTELLGFAMTQTIMLVTVGTILAIVVGITLGIVSALRQYSGLDYGITFFTFLCFSLPSFWLAVLLKEIVAIQFNDFLQDPVMSMGTIAAISLVAGVIWFMVSFGQLRTRLVMGALGFAVTFGIIYFVLATNWLNRPFLGIPLIALTGILVAVIATVLISGLRNRRALYAALGTVVVGLIVYWPVQYLFADGGLLTVLLLTVVMIGVGAGIGYLAGGYDRGQGARVAGVTGFFVALLVVLDRFMQSWPNYVNSSHIRGRPIATANSATPGFSGDFWVTGLDRFTHLLLPTICLTLLALASYSRYSRASMLEIMSQDYIRTARAKGLSERTVVMRHAFRNALIPLATLVAFDIGGLIGGAVITETVFAFTGMGQLFVQAVRNVDPNPVMGVFLVTGIVAMVFNLVADLVYSVLDPRVRVKS; translated from the coding sequence ATGACTTCATACATTCTCAGACGGCTCATCACGGCCGTGCTCATCCTGTTGGGCGCATCGTTCATCGTCTACCTCATGACGGCGGCGTCCGGTGACCCCCTGTGGGACCTCTACGGCAACCCCAACGCCCCGCAGCTCATCCCCGCGCGTGTGGAGGCCCTCCACCTGGACACCCCTCCGGTGCTGCGCTACTTCACGTGGCTCGGCGGTGCCGCCGGGTGCCTGGTGCCCTTCGCGGACACCTGCTCCCTGGGCGTGAGCCGTGACGGGCAGCAGGTCACCGAGCTGCTGGGCTTCGCGATGACCCAGACCATCATGCTGGTCACGGTGGGCACCATCCTGGCCATCGTGGTGGGCATCACCCTGGGCATCGTCTCCGCCCTGCGCCAGTACTCGGGCCTGGACTACGGGATCACGTTCTTCACGTTCCTGTGCTTCTCCCTGCCGAGCTTCTGGCTCGCGGTGCTGCTCAAGGAGATCGTGGCCATCCAGTTCAACGACTTCCTGCAGGACCCCGTGATGTCCATGGGCACAATCGCCGCGATATCGCTGGTGGCGGGCGTGATCTGGTTCATGGTCTCGTTCGGGCAGCTGCGCACCCGCCTGGTCATGGGAGCCCTCGGCTTCGCCGTGACCTTCGGGATCATCTACTTCGTGCTGGCCACCAACTGGCTCAACCGCCCGTTCCTGGGCATCCCGCTGATCGCCCTCACGGGGATCCTGGTGGCGGTGATCGCCACGGTGCTGATCTCGGGGCTGCGCAACCGGCGTGCCCTGTACGCCGCACTGGGCACCGTGGTGGTGGGGCTGATCGTCTACTGGCCGGTGCAGTACCTGTTCGCGGACGGCGGTCTGCTGACCGTGCTGCTCCTGACCGTGGTGATGATCGGCGTGGGCGCCGGCATCGGATACCTCGCAGGCGGCTACGACCGCGGCCAGGGGGCACGGGTGGCCGGGGTCACCGGGTTCTTCGTGGCCCTGCTGGTCGTCCTGGACCGGTTCATGCAGTCGTGGCCGAACTACGTGAACTCGAGTCACATCCGCGGTCGCCCGATCGCCACGGCCAACTCCGCCACCCCGGGCTTCTCGGGTGACTTCTGGGTCACGGGCCTGGACCGCTTCACCCACCTGCTGCTGCCCACCATCTGTCTGACGCTGCTGGCGCTGGCCTCCTACTCCCGGTACTCGCGGGCGTCCATGCTGGAGATCATGAGCCAGGACTACATCCGCACCGCGCGGGCCAAGGGCCTGTCCGAGCGCACCGTGGTCATGCGCCACGCCTTCCGCAACGCCCTGATCCCGCTGGCCACCCTCGTGGCCTTCGACATCGGCGGGCTGATCGGCGGCGCGGTGATCACCGAGACCGTGTTCGCCTTCACCGGCATGGGCCAGCTGTTCGTCCAGGCGGTGCGCAACGTGGATCCCAACCCGGTGATGGGCGTCTTCCTCGTCACCGGCATCGTGGCCATGGTCTTCAACCTGGTCGCGGACCTGGTCTACTCCGTACTCGACCCACGCGTGAGGGTGAAATCATGA